The Deltaproteobacteria bacterium DNA window AAAAATGCACATCCTCGAGCAGTAAGATATCGGTTTGGCGCCGGAATTTTTCCTTAAAGCGCTCTATCTGCCCCTGTTTCAGGGCCAGCACCATTTCATTGGCAAAATCCTCGGCGGTCAGATAAAAGACCCGATGGTCAGGGCCTTGGGCGTATATATGGTTACCTACTGCTTGGGACAGGTGGCTTTTCCCCAAGCCGGGCAAGGAGGTCAGAAACAGGGTCCGCCCATATACCGTGTCATTTCGGGCCAGAGCCTGTGAGGCCTGAAAGGCAAACCGGTTGGAGGCACCGACGACAAAATGTTCAAAAGTAAAGCTTTGATTCAGCCCGCGTGCGGGAATCGGTGAGGGCTTTACCCCAGGCAGCACTGGCTGCCGCTGCAGCGGGGTCGAAAGCTTGCGGGGTGAGGGGTGTAACACTCGCAGATCAAAAGGGAAACCCTTACCTAAGACCTGTTGCACCTCTTCTCGGATCAGCTCCAGGTAATAGGCGCGTACCCAGTGCAAAGTAAAGGCATTTGGACATCCCAGCACTAATTCACCCTGGGAACCACGGCTGGCTTGCAGTGGTTCAATCCACAGTTTGAATCCTGAGGCTGGGAGCCGGCTTTTCAGCCTATGCTTGATATCAATCCAAGCAGGCTCCATTCCCTTATCCTGATTTTTTGGAGAGGTAGGTCGAAGTTGTTAGATTTAAAAATTATGGACGGAAAATTATCCGAGACGCGGGCGGTTGTCAAAGCCGCTGTCCCGGAAATAACAATTAGCTCCGGAAGGAATTACTCAATCCCGAGGGGCCGGAAACATAAGAGTCCAAGGGCACAAGCCTGGCTCCCTGCGGGAAAACATTTTTCTAATACGCTTCAAACATCGGCCTTACACCGACAGAGGTAAGACTCACGAAATTGCCTCTTAGATCTCGCCTTTCCTCATTTTTTTTCCTGTTTCCATAGCTAATGGAAAAATTCCCTGGCAAAAATCGCCATTGTGGTGATTTTGAACCAAAAATTCCAAAAAAAATTTTTTTGGACCAGGAACCGGAAAGCTGATCTAAATTGAAGGCAAAATAACCGGAAACAAATCTCCCCCAACTCAAGGATCTTTCCATCAGAGTAGAGAATCATTTCAGCAGCTGGAAAAGTATAGATCTATTTACCCCTCCCGGTCTCCCCTTCCACACCCTTCCGTCCGGGGGCTGGGAGCCGCCCAGCATCGGCGATTACTCCCGCACCCGGACTGCGGCCCTGGATATAACGTCATCCCCTGATTCGCCAGCGACCACGCCATATGGGTGCCGGCCATAGAGGGTGTATAATCTTTGCACCAAGGCCTGGCGTTCTTTCAACGGCATAGTTAGATAGAAATCACTCAGAATCAAGGTGGCAATGATATATTTGAGGTCCATTTTGTCCCCCCCTCGTGCAATCGATCCCCCTGACGTGATTTACTTTCTGCAAAAACCATGCCTTTTTTAGGGGCAAATTTTTGGGGAGATAAAAAGAATCTTTCCGACAAGTTTAGAGCCCTCGTCAATTATAGCTATTGTCATAAAATGGAAGGGGAGAAAAAATTAACCCCCAGCCTCAGGCGAGAGTTGGTTTTTAACTCTGGGTGTCAATTATTCCACCGGGGAGACATTTCTATTTTGAGCTTTTGAGCCGGTAATGGTGAAACAATCGGCTTCAGGAATAATAAAATCTCTTGACAGGAAGCGGTAGTTATGCGAAATTTTGGTCGACCATCAAGACTTGAATGGGCCGGACCCTGGCAGTTCGGCAGGGTGTTTAAAACGCAGAATTTGAATCCAGTAAGGCAGCAGATAAACAGTATGTAACCGGGATAAGCATCTGGAGTAATCCGCCGTGGTTACTGGGGATGCTTTTTTTGTGGTAACTGTCTCGGGGGCAGCCCTCTGTTATCAGGAGAGTGAAGCTAAAGGACTAACGGCAGGCCGAGGCTCGGATATATCTATCTCTTTGAAACATAACTACATGTTTTTACCGCAAATTAATAGCTGACCGCCTGAAATTTACTTCTTATGAGATTACTATGGCAGAGATCCGAGTAAACCTGAACCAAGGCCGCGGCGTTACCCTGGAGTCTGGGGTCAGCGTGGCGCAGGCCCTGAAAATTCTGGGGGTGGCCACTGATCATCAAGTAGTGGCGGCCCGGGTAGATGGCCGGGAAGTGGACCTGACTTATCAACTTAATGAAGACTGTATTATATCGCCGATTCCGATAGACACCCCGGAGGGATTGGAGATTTTGCGGCACAGCACCTCTCATATTATGGCCGAAGCCGTACGCAGCCTTTTCCCCGGGGTCAAAGTTACCATTGGTCCGGCCACCGAATCCGGCTTTTATTATGATTTCGATGCCCCCCAAGCCTTTACTCCCGAGGATTTGCCGCGCATTGAGGCCCGGATGCAAGAAATCATCGACCAGGACTTGCCCTTTGTCCGCCAGGAGGTTACCCACCAGGAGGCGGTCCAGCTTTTTTCGCGTCTGGGCGAAACTTACAAGTTGGAGTTGTTAGAGGAACTGACCGAGGAACAGATAAGTATCTATAAACAAGGAGATTTTATCGATCTATGCCGGGGTCCCCACGTGCCCTCGACGGGCTATATCCCGGCTTTCAAACTGACCAGTGTGGCCGGGGCCTATTGGCGCGGCGATGAACGTCAGCCCATGCTGCAGCGGATCTATGGCACCGCGTTTTCATCTCCGGAAGAACTGGCCCAATACCTCCATTATCTGGAAGAAGCCAAGCGTCGGGATCACCGCCGCTTAGGACGCGAACTGGAGTTGTTTATCATCGAAGAAGAGGCCGGGCCGGGGATGGTGATTTATCTTCCCAAGGGGGCAATGATCCGGTATTTACTTGAGGAATTTGAACGCCGGGAACACTTGCAGCGGGGCTATCAACTGGTCATCGGACCCCAGATGCTCAAACTGGACCTCTGGAAACGCTCCGGCCATTTTGAAAATTACCGGGAACACATGTATTTTACTGAAGTCGAGGGCCAGGCCTACGGCATCAAGCCGATGAACTGTGTGGCCCATATGCTGATTTATAAATCTCGGATTCGCAGTTATCGGGAATTACCCCTGCGGTATTTTGAATTGGGGACGGTGCAGCGCCACGAAAAATCCGGCGTTTTGCATGGCCTGACCCGGGTCCGGCAATTTACCCAGGATGATGCCCATATTCTATGTACGCCTGACCAGGTAGAGGAAGAGATCGCCGGGGTCATCGATTTTGTCGCCGAGGTCATGGCGGTGTTCGGCTTCCAATATGAGGTAGAACTGTCGACCCGGCCGGAAAAATCTATCGGGACGGACACCGAGTGGGAACTGGCCACCCAGGCCCTGATTAAAGCTTTACACGCCCGGAACCTGCCTTATCTGGTCTGTGAGGGTGAAGGGGCCTTTTATGGGCCGAAAATCGATATTAAGCTTAAGGATGCCTTGAATCGCCGCTGGCAATGCGCGACCATTCAGTGCGATTTTACCTTGCCGGAGCGGTTTGATCTGAATTATGTGGGGCCAGACGGCAACCGTCACCGGCCGGTGATGTTGCACCGGGTGATCCTGGGGTCGCTGGAGCGATTTTTAGGTGTGTTAATCGAACACTATGCCGGGGCCTTCCCGGTGTGGTTAGCTCCGGTGCAGGTAATTCTGTTGCCCGTCACCGATCGGGCCCAGGACTTTGCGGCCGCGGTTGCCGACCGGCTGCAGCAGGCCGGCCTGCGGGTAGAAAAAGACTTTCGCAATGAAAAACTGGGATTAAAAGTCCGGGAAGCCCAGCTGCAAAAGATTCCTTATATGATAATCATTGGGGATCGGGAAGTGGCTTCCCAGACCGTGTCAGTCCGCCGGTTAGATGGCACCGAAATAAAAAACGTGGTGATTGACGAACTTGTCCAGCGCCTAAAAAGGGAAGGGCAGATACCGACCACCGTGAAACAATTCCCAGACAACACAGGAGGAGGGTATCATCCAGAAGAAGGTAAACATTAACCGGGAGATCACTGCCCCTGAGGTGCGGCTGGTCGGCTCGGATGGGAGCCAGATCGGTATCATGCCCTTGAGCGAGGCCCTGGAACGCGCCGCGGCAGAACACCTGGATCTAGTAGAAGTTGCCCCCCAAGCCACGCCTCCGGTTTGCCGGATTATGGATTATGGCAAATTTAAGTATTTGCAGAGCAAGAAAACTCAGGAGGCCCGGAAAAAACAGACCATTGTCCAGATTAAAGAAGTAAAGGTCCGGCCCAAAATCGAAGAGCATGATTTTGCCTTTAAACTCCGGAACATCCGCCGGTTCTTGGGTCAAAAAGACAAGACCAAGGTTTCTTTGGTCTTTCGAGGACGGGAAATCGCCTATCCGGAGTTGGGTTATAATCTGTTAAAAAAGATCGCCGAGGCCGTAGAAGATATTGGGGTGGTAGAACAGCAGCCCAAGTTTGAAGGCCGTCATATGACTATGATCCTGGCCCCCAAGTAGTTTAATTTTACATAACAACACTAGTGTTTATCCAGAAACCCACTTTTATCTCTCCTTGATGGGGGAGGGTTAGGTTTGGGGGTAAAAATAATTTAGAATTTCAATATCTTCAGAGTTACATCTCCTTTCC harbors:
- the thrS gene encoding threonine--tRNA ligase — translated: MAEIRVNLNQGRGVTLESGVSVAQALKILGVATDHQVVAARVDGREVDLTYQLNEDCIISPIPIDTPEGLEILRHSTSHIMAEAVRSLFPGVKVTIGPATESGFYYDFDAPQAFTPEDLPRIEARMQEIIDQDLPFVRQEVTHQEAVQLFSRLGETYKLELLEELTEEQISIYKQGDFIDLCRGPHVPSTGYIPAFKLTSVAGAYWRGDERQPMLQRIYGTAFSSPEELAQYLHYLEEAKRRDHRRLGRELELFIIEEEAGPGMVIYLPKGAMIRYLLEEFERREHLQRGYQLVIGPQMLKLDLWKRSGHFENYREHMYFTEVEGQAYGIKPMNCVAHMLIYKSRIRSYRELPLRYFELGTVQRHEKSGVLHGLTRVRQFTQDDAHILCTPDQVEEEIAGVIDFVAEVMAVFGFQYEVELSTRPEKSIGTDTEWELATQALIKALHARNLPYLVCEGEGAFYGPKIDIKLKDALNRRWQCATIQCDFTLPERFDLNYVGPDGNRHRPVMLHRVILGSLERFLGVLIEHYAGAFPVWLAPVQVILLPVTDRAQDFAAAVADRLQQAGLRVEKDFRNEKLGLKVREAQLQKIPYMIIIGDREVASQTVSVRRLDGTEIKNVVIDELVQRLKREGQIPTTVKQFPDNTGGGYHPEEGKH
- a CDS encoding translation initiation factor IF-3, whose translation is MIQKKVNINREITAPEVRLVGSDGSQIGIMPLSEALERAAAEHLDLVEVAPQATPPVCRIMDYGKFKYLQSKKTQEARKKQTIVQIKEVKVRPKIEEHDFAFKLRNIRRFLGQKDKTKVSLVFRGREIAYPELGYNLLKKIAEAVEDIGVVEQQPKFEGRHMTMILAPK